In Candidatus Bathyarchaeota archaeon, a genomic segment contains:
- a CDS encoding glutaredoxin family protein produces the protein MKAIVYTTPTCPNCKVLERFLNELGVEYEEKNMLDLDVQTELIMMDVFTTSAPILRVGDKFLTIKELFNGGKLNVRLIKDVLGVEGSG, from the coding sequence TTGAAGGCCATCGTTTATACGACTCCGACTTGCCCGAACTGCAAGGTTTTAGAGAGGTTTTTGAACGAGCTTGGGGTCGAGTATGAGGAGAAGAACATGCTCGACCTCGACGTTCAGACAGAGCTCATAATGATGGATGTTTTCACGACATCGGCTCCGATCCTGAGGGTCGGAGACAAGTTTCTAACGATTAAAGAACTCTTCAACGGTGGAAAATTGAACGTGCGTCTCATAAAAGATGTTTTGGGGGTTGAGGGGAGTGGTTGA